One Clostridia bacterium DNA window includes the following coding sequences:
- the fumC gene encoding class II fumarate hydratase produces the protein MAPNSSPEAANRTRTETDSMGAIEVPANVYWGAQTQRSLLHFAIGRDTMPPELIHAFGTLKKACALVNEDLGKLPSEKAKLIVQAAGEVIAGKLDEQFPLRIWQTGSGTQTNMNVNEVIANRAIEIAGGKLGSKNPIHPNDHVNMSQSSNDTFPAAMHIAAAQSVKNALIPAIRTVRDAIAAKAKEFSDVVKIGRTHLQDAVPLTVGQEFSGWASLLDRDIKRLEQALDGLYDLAIGGTAVGTGLNAHPEFAERAAKKIAELTGLPFRSHPNKFAALSAHDELVFAQGAMETLAASLMKIANDIRWLASGPRCGFGELTIPENEPGSSIMPGKVNPTQCEAMTMVCVQVHGATAAVGFAGSQGNFQLNVYKPVMIYNFLHSVTLITDACHGFVEYMINGIELNRDKIDWYVNNSLMLVTALAPKIGYDKAAKVAHTAHVEHSSLREAALKLGYLSGEDFDATVRPETMTHP, from the coding sequence ATGGCACCGAACTCTTCACCGGAAGCCGCGAACCGTACCCGAACAGAAACAGACAGCATGGGAGCCATCGAGGTTCCCGCGAACGTATATTGGGGTGCGCAGACACAGCGCTCCCTCCTCCATTTTGCGATAGGACGCGACACCATGCCGCCCGAACTGATCCATGCTTTCGGGACGCTGAAGAAGGCGTGCGCGCTGGTCAACGAAGATTTGGGAAAACTTCCGTCCGAAAAGGCCAAGCTGATCGTGCAGGCCGCCGGCGAAGTCATCGCCGGAAAACTAGACGAGCAGTTCCCTTTGCGCATATGGCAGACGGGTAGCGGCACGCAGACGAACATGAATGTGAACGAAGTCATCGCGAACCGCGCCATCGAGATAGCGGGAGGAAAGCTGGGTTCGAAGAACCCCATACATCCGAATGATCACGTGAACATGTCGCAGTCGTCGAATGACACGTTCCCGGCGGCAATGCACATCGCCGCAGCGCAGAGTGTAAAGAACGCTCTGATCCCGGCGATCCGGACCGTGCGTGACGCTATCGCAGCGAAGGCCAAAGAATTTTCGGACGTCGTGAAGATCGGGCGCACGCACTTGCAGGACGCGGTGCCGCTCACAGTTGGGCAGGAGTTTTCCGGCTGGGCGAGCCTGCTGGACCGCGACATCAAGCGGCTGGAGCAGGCGCTGGACGGCCTCTATGACCTGGCCATCGGCGGAACGGCTGTGGGCACGGGCCTGAACGCGCATCCGGAATTCGCGGAACGCGCGGCGAAGAAAATTGCTGAACTGACCGGGCTTCCCTTCCGCTCGCATCCGAACAAATTTGCCGCACTCTCTGCTCATGACGAGCTTGTCTTCGCGCAGGGTGCGATGGAGACGCTGGCGGCCTCGCTGATGAAGATCGCGAACGACATTCGCTGGCTGGCCTCGGGACCGCGCTGCGGTTTTGGCGAGTTGACCATCCCCGAAAACGAGCCGGGTTCATCCATCATGCCGGGAAAGGTAAACCCGACGCAGTGCGAGGCTATGACCATGGTGTGCGTGCAGGTACACGGCGCCACGGCGGCTGTCGGCTTTGCGGGCTCGCAGGGTAATTTCCAGTTGAACGTCTACAAGCCTGTCATGATCTACAACTTCCTGCACTCGGTCACGCTGATCACGGACGCCTGCCACGGCTTTGTGGAATACATGATTAACGGGATCGAACTCAACCGTGACAAGATCGACTGGTATGTAAATAATTCGCTGATGCTCGTCACCGCACTGGCGCCGAAGATCGGCTATGACAAGGCCGCAAAGGTTGCTCACACTGCGCACGTGGAACACAGCAGCTTGCGCGAAGCAGCGCTGAAACTAGGCTACCTGTCGGGCGAGGATTTTGATGCCACCGTGCGACCGGAGACGATGACGCATCCTTAA
- a CDS encoding YpdA family putative bacillithiol disulfide reductase, which translates to MTMTLEDFDVLVIGAGPTGLACAIDAKRAGFKVANIDKGCLVNSLYHYPTNMTFFTTPDLLEIGDIPFSSANQKPSRQEALEYYRKVSEFYALDIRQYVNVRAIKGHDGNFRVHTTDLLGRECEYSSRKLILATGFYDLPNYMNVPGEDLAKVAHYYREPHPYYGMDVAIVGAKNSAAIAALELWRHGARVTLVHRGPGIDSHVKYWIKPDIENRIRNGEIQAFFMTTVKEIVEDSVLLQTPGGELRLKNDFVLALTGYHPDFSFLASVGIKFSEQDHRPVVDTETLESNVPGVYLAGVIVAGMKTGEIFIENGRFHGRLIADDLKRKLAEQETRA; encoded by the coding sequence ATGACTATGACGCTTGAAGACTTTGATGTACTTGTAATCGGCGCCGGCCCGACTGGCCTTGCCTGCGCCATTGACGCGAAACGCGCCGGCTTCAAGGTGGCCAACATCGACAAAGGCTGCCTGGTTAATTCGCTCTATCATTACCCCACGAACATGACGTTCTTCACGACGCCGGATCTGCTCGAAATTGGCGATATCCCGTTCTCCAGCGCGAACCAGAAGCCGAGTCGCCAGGAAGCTCTGGAGTACTACCGCAAGGTGTCGGAGTTCTACGCACTCGACATCCGGCAGTACGTCAACGTGCGTGCCATAAAGGGTCACGATGGCAACTTCCGCGTCCACACGACTGACCTGCTCGGACGCGAATGCGAGTACTCCTCGCGCAAACTCATCCTTGCAACAGGTTTCTATGACCTGCCCAATTACATGAATGTCCCCGGCGAAGATCTCGCGAAGGTCGCGCACTATTACAGGGAGCCGCACCCTTACTACGGCATGGACGTTGCTATCGTCGGCGCGAAAAACTCTGCAGCCATCGCCGCGCTGGAGTTATGGCGACACGGTGCGCGCGTGACCTTGGTTCATCGCGGACCCGGCATCGACAGCCACGTGAAGTACTGGATCAAGCCGGACATCGAGAACCGCATCAGGAACGGCGAAATCCAGGCTTTCTTCATGACGACCGTGAAGGAGATTGTGGAGGACTCCGTGCTCCTGCAAACGCCTGGCGGCGAGCTTCGGCTGAAGAATGATTTCGTACTCGCGCTGACCGGATACCATCCTGACTTCTCATTCCTGGCCAGCGTTGGTATCAAGTTTTCAGAACAGGATCACCGTCCTGTCGTCGATACGGAAACGCTTGAGAGTAACGTCCCCGGCGTCTACCTGGCGGGAGTCATCGTTGCAGGCATGAAAACCGGAGAGATTTTCATCGAAAACGGGCGCTTCCACGGCAGGCTTATCGCAGACGACCTCAAACGCAAATTGGCAGAACAAGAGACTCGAGCTTAA
- a CDS encoding cysteine dioxygenase family protein, translating into MAQVGQQTNTDLVTAAKFVTNLRALPESAFSSITRVLEFLRANPIAPESLEPFLFWDRGHYTRNLIDHTDVYDLIAVCWEVGQGSSIHNHKDQNCWMSVPIGRLTVQNYHVVHQDLASQTCELIPTDKIEMNTSNPVAVDPQNPVHSVYNEREWNERAVSVHLYSRPFDSCVVYSAEQKTCGEIKLCYTSQYGIPTRR; encoded by the coding sequence ATGGCACAAGTAGGGCAGCAGACGAATACGGACTTAGTGACCGCGGCGAAGTTCGTCACCAACTTGCGCGCCTTGCCGGAATCGGCATTCTCCAGCATCACTCGAGTGCTTGAGTTTTTGCGAGCAAATCCGATTGCGCCAGAGTCGCTCGAACCCTTTCTGTTCTGGGATCGCGGGCACTACACCCGCAACCTGATCGATCATACCGATGTGTATGACCTTATTGCGGTCTGTTGGGAAGTGGGCCAGGGCAGTTCGATTCACAACCACAAAGATCAGAACTGCTGGATGTCGGTTCCAATCGGTCGCTTGACGGTGCAGAACTACCATGTCGTTCACCAGGACCTGGCATCGCAAACGTGCGAACTCATTCCGACCGATAAGATCGAGATGAATACTTCTAACCCCGTCGCCGTCGATCCGCAGAACCCCGTGCACTCCGTTTACAACGAGCGCGAGTGGAACGAGCGTGCCGTGAGCGTGCATCTGTACTCGCGTCCATTTGACTCCTGCGTAGTGTATTCGGCGGAGCAGAAGACCTGCGGCGAGATCAAGCTCTGCTACACCTCCCAATACGGGATTCCTACGCGTAGATAG
- a CDS encoding sialidase family protein, translating to MSSSRLCLTVLLLLTLLSVADGQNVRLTNDFPGGGYVSAYTLATGNAYTDAVLNECSISRGRQNEPAVAVNPRNTNVLIGSSNDYCGVFFVTINGVPVALGPVWLGYYRSENKGASFQSSLVPGYPQDQSPYAALAHVRTASAGDPVIAWDAHGRVFMGSESSDDPAGTKKTFGDVWVATFDNPDGENGNSINDGKRFVGSTIVKRGTSAPNLLGRFQDKTAIEADRTGGPCDANVYFAWSSFNGAGANQIYLSRSTNHGATWSQASKLTESLQSVQDPDIAITGNGNVYVTFRTFAFVNGEQDAVYYAKSTDCGATFSRPIRVTTFLRWDAQDQTDPQPGAAPRSSLEDVGAEEESAAPPKEARARDCGDFLDHCLSGYTFFRVDSSPRSTADQLDAAHEYVYIVYGASKPGTTVSTGTSYGTIDPGTGSQSGAYFTRLNGATGAHTTPVLLNSEARGHQIWPDISADGGVLHVAWYDSRNDPVYSPARPIGNDANRGTHPSLDVFSAKSNNLGASWTSPTRETNFTSNPNYEQFDNRAVPFNGDYIWVTSLGDFAFGTWTDYRNTVPGIDQREGGDSDNDHADVHQCRAFNSTTGTWGPDTCPHAGGLDQNIYGAATQ from the coding sequence ATGAGTTCGTCGCGTCTGTGCCTCACCGTGCTTCTGCTCCTGACCCTGCTTTCTGTGGCGGACGGTCAGAATGTGCGACTCACGAACGACTTTCCCGGTGGCGGATACGTTAGCGCATACACGTTGGCCACCGGCAACGCATATACCGATGCGGTATTGAACGAGTGTTCGATCTCGCGTGGCCGGCAGAATGAGCCCGCTGTTGCGGTCAACCCCCGCAACACCAACGTGCTTATTGGCAGTTCGAACGACTACTGCGGCGTGTTCTTCGTCACCATCAACGGAGTGCCGGTCGCACTCGGCCCCGTATGGCTCGGCTACTATCGCTCGGAGAACAAGGGAGCATCATTCCAGAGTTCACTTGTGCCGGGCTATCCGCAGGACCAATCGCCTTACGCGGCGCTCGCGCACGTACGCACAGCAAGCGCGGGTGATCCCGTCATCGCATGGGACGCCCATGGTCGCGTCTTCATGGGGTCGGAAAGTTCCGATGATCCCGCTGGCACAAAGAAGACCTTCGGCGATGTCTGGGTGGCGACCTTCGACAACCCTGATGGCGAAAACGGCAACAGCATCAACGATGGCAAGCGCTTCGTGGGCAGCACGATCGTGAAACGCGGCACGTCAGCGCCGAATCTGCTTGGCCGCTTCCAGGACAAGACTGCAATCGAGGCCGACCGCACGGGTGGACCCTGTGACGCAAACGTCTATTTTGCCTGGTCCAGTTTCAACGGGGCAGGCGCTAATCAGATATATCTGTCGCGCTCCACCAATCATGGCGCGACCTGGTCGCAGGCTTCGAAACTGACCGAAAGCCTTCAATCCGTTCAGGATCCTGACATCGCGATTACCGGCAACGGAAATGTCTATGTAACGTTCCGAACCTTCGCTTTTGTCAATGGCGAACAGGACGCTGTTTACTATGCGAAATCAACGGATTGCGGCGCAACTTTTTCGCGGCCCATCCGTGTTACCACTTTCCTGCGTTGGGATGCTCAGGACCAGACTGATCCACAGCCTGGCGCGGCACCACGATCCTCGCTGGAGGATGTTGGTGCCGAAGAGGAAAGTGCTGCTCCGCCTAAGGAGGCCAGGGCTCGCGATTGCGGCGACTTCCTGGACCACTGCCTCTCCGGGTACACCTTCTTCCGCGTAGACAGCTCGCCGCGCTCCACCGCTGACCAACTGGATGCCGCACACGAGTACGTGTACATCGTCTATGGCGCAAGCAAGCCGGGGACAACCGTTAGCACCGGAACGAGCTATGGCACGATTGATCCCGGCACCGGAAGTCAAAGCGGCGCGTACTTCACACGCCTTAACGGCGCAACAGGGGCGCATACCACGCCCGTGTTGCTGAACAGTGAAGCTCGTGGACACCAGATTTGGCCGGATATTTCTGCCGATGGCGGAGTGCTGCACGTCGCATGGTACGACAGCCGAAACGACCCGGTGTACTCGCCCGCCCGGCCCATCGGTAACGATGCCAACCGAGGCACGCACCCATCGCTCGATGTGTTCTCAGCCAAGTCGAACAACCTGGGGGCTAGTTGGACCTCGCCGACACGCGAGACAAATTTCACCAGCAACCCGAACTACGAGCAGTTCGACAATCGCGCAGTGCCGTTCAACGGCGACTATATCTGGGTTACGTCGTTGGGCGACTTCGCGTTCGGTACCTGGACGGACTATCGCAACACGGTGCCGGGCATTGACCAACGGGAGGGTGGCGACTCGGATAACGACCATGCCGATGTCCACCAGTGCCGCGCGTTTAACTCCACCACCGGAACTTGGGGGCCCGACACGTGTCCACACGCCGGTGGACTCGACCAGAACATCTACGGGGCTGCTACGCAGTGA
- a CDS encoding GDCCVxC domain-containing (seleno)protein: protein MMTVILESVLTCPHCGHAKQEIMPTDACQFFYECENCKTVLRPNAGDCCVFCSYGSVKCPPIQAEVSCCCK, encoded by the coding sequence ATTATGACTGTAATACTTGAATCGGTTCTTACATGTCCACACTGTGGCCATGCGAAACAGGAAATCATGCCGACTGACGCGTGTCAGTTCTTCTACGAGTGCGAGAACTGCAAGACCGTGCTACGCCCCAACGCTGGAGACTGTTGCGTCTTCTGCTCGTACGGGTCGGTGAAATGTCCGCCTATTCAAGCTGAGGTTAGCTGCTGCTGTAAGTAA
- a CDS encoding nuclear transport factor 2 family protein, with translation MISKTAFLFLLALTIGFCALMRFDVPVQAGNKQDTAANILAIERAAMDRWIKGDPDGFLDISDPDVLYFDPAVAARINGLEELRKYYEPVRGKIKIDRYEFIDPRVQISDDNTMAVLTFNFVSHGSEGDSRWNTTEVYRLNRNKQWRIIQTHWSPTQPELQK, from the coding sequence ATGATCAGCAAGACTGCATTTCTATTCCTTCTGGCGCTGACAATTGGCTTCTGCGCTTTAATGAGATTCGACGTGCCGGTGCAGGCAGGAAACAAACAAGATACGGCGGCCAATATACTTGCCATAGAACGCGCTGCGATGGATCGGTGGATCAAAGGTGACCCTGATGGATTTCTCGATATCAGCGATCCGGACGTGCTGTATTTCGATCCAGCAGTAGCGGCGCGCATAAATGGGCTGGAGGAATTGCGCAAGTATTACGAACCCGTTCGTGGCAAAATCAAGATCGATCGTTACGAATTCATCGATCCGCGCGTGCAGATCAGTGATGACAATACGATGGCGGTGCTCACGTTCAACTTCGTCTCGCACGGGAGTGAGGGCGATTCGCGCTGGAACACCACCGAGGTCTATCGGCTGAACAGAAACAAGCAGTGGCGAATCATCCAGACTCACTGGTCGCCGACGCAGCCGGAATTGCAGAAATAG
- a CDS encoding OmpA family protein encodes MSHKVVLAALLCSAVIVGASAQSSDNSNSTQSPGTTSTQSITGSQQDTQVEPMAQTPTYRVNVVARTTKAVNYRHRAGSTKVDIHGTDLMPAAIGQAKVDSKAGRLEINATLEKLRSAKMFGPEYLTYVLWAITPEGRAVNLGEVLPNDDGKVDTRVTTDLQAFGLIITAEPYFAVTRPSNMVVAENIVRGDTKGWEQPIDARFELLERGQYTVDLTPAQLPATSADPKKVPLELLEARNAVAIAKAQGAERYAPDALRKAEEFLAKGEDYLSRKQSRSAIGTVARGATQQAEDARVLTIRRREEERVAAERRRLQEQEQAARQQAETSAAVATQAQQQAATEAQGRAQAEQERLAAEQARMEAEQAAQRAAQERAAAEQARQEALQQQQQLQGQVEQARLTAQQAEQQREQLRARLLKQLNDVLQTKDSARGLIVQMSDVLFDTGKATLRPGARERLARVAGIILAYPDLRLQIEGHTDSVGSDSYNLTLSERRAATVRDYLISQGVNLNNVTARGFGKAEPVASNATPTGRQMNRRVELVVSGEAIASRGTGQVPATGAGGTSGGAVGAATGMTGTPGAGATGAGAMASPTTPPQSAQPSIQPQPGQPVQPAPSGTSTPPTSSTPQPVPR; translated from the coding sequence ATGTCGCACAAGGTCGTATTAGCAGCACTGCTCTGCTCAGCCGTCATTGTAGGCGCGTCGGCTCAAAGCAGCGACAATTCGAATTCCACACAGAGTCCGGGCACTACTTCGACGCAGAGTATCACCGGCTCGCAACAGGACACGCAAGTTGAGCCCATGGCTCAAACGCCGACGTACCGCGTCAACGTCGTTGCGCGGACGACGAAGGCGGTTAATTATCGCCACCGTGCAGGCTCAACGAAGGTCGATATCCACGGCACCGACTTGATGCCCGCCGCAATCGGCCAGGCGAAGGTCGACAGTAAGGCGGGCCGCCTTGAGATCAATGCCACGCTGGAAAAGTTGCGTTCAGCCAAGATGTTCGGCCCCGAGTACCTGACGTATGTGTTGTGGGCGATCACGCCTGAGGGACGGGCCGTCAACCTGGGCGAAGTGCTGCCGAACGACGACGGCAAGGTTGATACGCGCGTGACCACCGACCTGCAAGCGTTCGGCCTCATCATCACCGCCGAGCCGTACTTCGCGGTAACCCGGCCCAGCAACATGGTTGTAGCGGAGAACATTGTTCGGGGGGACACAAAGGGTTGGGAACAGCCGATTGACGCGCGTTTTGAATTGCTGGAGCGCGGGCAATATACGGTGGACCTGACTCCTGCACAATTGCCGGCAACAAGCGCGGATCCGAAGAAAGTCCCGCTCGAATTGCTGGAGGCGCGGAATGCTGTGGCAATCGCGAAGGCTCAGGGTGCGGAACGCTATGCTCCCGACGCACTGCGCAAGGCTGAGGAGTTTCTCGCCAAGGGTGAGGATTATCTGAGCCGAAAGCAGAGCCGTTCCGCGATCGGCACCGTGGCGCGCGGCGCGACTCAGCAGGCAGAAGATGCTCGCGTGCTGACAATTCGGCGTCGCGAGGAGGAGCGCGTTGCCGCTGAGCGGCGTCGTTTGCAGGAGCAGGAGCAAGCGGCGCGGCAGCAGGCCGAAACTAGCGCAGCAGTGGCAACACAAGCTCAGCAGCAGGCCGCCACCGAAGCGCAAGGTCGCGCACAGGCCGAGCAGGAACGTCTCGCAGCCGAGCAGGCGCGGATGGAGGCGGAGCAGGCGGCGCAGCGTGCTGCACAGGAGCGGGCAGCCGCTGAGCAGGCTCGCCAGGAAGCGCTGCAACAACAGCAGCAGTTACAGGGACAGGTGGAACAGGCGCGGCTGACGGCACAGCAAGCGGAACAACAGCGCGAGCAGTTGCGCGCTCGCCTGCTTAAACAGTTAAACGACGTGTTACAGACGAAGGACTCCGCCCGTGGACTCATCGTCCAAATGTCCGACGTGCTGTTCGATACAGGTAAAGCGACGTTGCGTCCCGGTGCTCGTGAACGCCTGGCGAGAGTTGCAGGGATCATCCTGGCTTATCCCGATCTAAGGCTGCAGATCGAAGGTCATACGGACAGCGTGGGTAGCGACAGCTACAACCTCACGCTCTCCGAGCGTCGTGCGGCGACGGTGCGCGATTACCTGATCAGCCAGGGTGTAAATCTCAACAACGTGACTGCCCGTGGCTTTGGCAAGGCGGAACCGGTGGCAAGCAACGCGACGCCAACAGGCCGGCAAATGAATCGCCGTGTCGAACTGGTCGTCTCTGGCGAAGCGATTGCATCTCGCGGCACGGGGCAGGTGCCTGCCACGGGAGCCGGTGGCACTTCGGGTGGAGCAGTAGGCGCTGCAACCGGCATGACCGGAACGCCCGGTGCAGGCGCAACGGGGGCGGGGGCGATGGCTTCACCGACCACGCCGCCGCAATCCGCTCAACCGTCGATTCAGCCGCAACCCGGGCAGCCGGTACAACCGGCTCCGAGTGGAACCTCAACGCCTCCGACTAGCAGCACGCCTCAACCTGTGCCGCGATGA
- a CDS encoding hydrolase — protein MVTTLGRINTSSGAEIARRPLAAEECALVVVDIQQKLLPPIFNKESLVRNSQLLVRLANILKLPVLVTTQYAKGLGDTVPEIASLLPGVQPIDKVEFSCFGKDTFCSAVKTLPGNRTTMLLCGMETHICVMQTALGALEHGYLVHVASDAVGSRAEWNWKVGLDRMRDAGAVISSTEMMMYELLRQSGTPAFKELLQYLK, from the coding sequence ATGGTGACGACACTGGGCAGGATCAATACGTCGAGCGGCGCAGAGATAGCTCGCAGACCGCTCGCCGCTGAGGAGTGCGCTCTCGTCGTGGTCGACATTCAGCAGAAACTTCTGCCGCCCATCTTCAACAAGGAATCGCTGGTGCGCAACTCGCAACTGCTGGTCCGGCTCGCCAACATCCTGAAGTTGCCGGTGCTGGTGACCACTCAGTATGCGAAGGGACTGGGCGACACGGTTCCGGAGATTGCCTCCCTGCTGCCCGGCGTACAGCCCATCGACAAGGTTGAGTTCAGTTGCTTCGGCAAAGACACGTTCTGCTCGGCGGTAAAGACGCTGCCCGGAAATCGCACGACTATGCTTCTCTGCGGGATGGAGACTCACATCTGTGTAATGCAGACAGCACTGGGCGCGCTCGAACATGGCTACTTGGTGCACGTGGCCTCTGACGCTGTCGGCTCGAGAGCGGAATGGAACTGGAAGGTCGGGCTCGATCGGATGCGCGATGCTGGTGCCGTGATCTCCTCGACAGAGATGATGATGTATGAGCTTCTGCGCCAGAGCGGCACGCCAGCTTTCAAGGAATTGCTGCAATATCTGAAGTAG
- a CDS encoding beta-ketoacyl-ACP synthase III produces the protein MNTVRRAKITALGAYVPPRVLSNFDLEKMVETTNEWILERTGIHERHLVEKGKAASDLAVGAVQDMVARYGTKIDDVEAIVVGTVTPDMMYPSTACLVQQKLNIPQCWGFDVSAGCSGFVYALTAGAKLIESGAHKKVLVIGSDVNSSMIDYTDRATCIIFGDGAGAVLLEPTAEGEDVGLIDYVHQIEGFGGEYLNMPGGGSLNPASHETVDQKMHYVHQDGQQVFKYAVKKMSEMTERILAKTGRTGQDVDCFIAHQANKRIICATADRLKMPSEKVIINIDKYGNTTAGTIPLAMKTAIEEGKLKKGDTVLLASVGAGFTSGATLLKWAF, from the coding sequence TTGAATACTGTTCGACGCGCGAAAATTACGGCGCTGGGCGCGTATGTTCCTCCCCGCGTACTTTCCAACTTCGACCTCGAGAAGATGGTCGAGACCACGAACGAATGGATATTGGAGCGTACCGGCATCCATGAACGCCATTTAGTCGAAAAAGGCAAGGCCGCGAGCGACCTGGCCGTCGGTGCCGTGCAGGACATGGTCGCCAGGTACGGAACAAAGATTGACGACGTGGAAGCCATCGTTGTCGGAACCGTCACGCCGGACATGATGTATCCCTCCACCGCGTGCCTCGTACAGCAAAAGCTGAACATCCCGCAGTGCTGGGGATTTGACGTATCGGCAGGATGCTCCGGCTTCGTCTATGCACTGACCGCGGGCGCAAAGCTTATTGAGAGCGGCGCGCACAAGAAGGTGCTTGTCATCGGCTCTGACGTGAACTCTTCCATGATCGACTACACAGACCGCGCCACGTGCATCATCTTCGGCGACGGTGCTGGCGCGGTCCTGCTGGAACCGACAGCCGAGGGGGAAGACGTTGGCCTTATCGACTACGTGCACCAAATCGAAGGCTTTGGCGGCGAGTATCTGAACATGCCAGGTGGCGGCAGTCTGAATCCGGCTTCCCACGAGACGGTCGATCAAAAAATGCACTATGTCCACCAGGATGGCCAGCAGGTATTCAAGTATGCCGTCAAGAAAATGTCGGAAATGACTGAGCGCATACTTGCCAAGACGGGCCGCACCGGGCAGGACGTAGATTGCTTCATTGCGCACCAGGCCAACAAACGCATCATCTGTGCCACCGCCGACCGCCTGAAGATGCCGTCCGAAAAGGTGATCATCAACATCGACAAGTACGGCAACACCACCGCCGGAACCATCCCATTGGCAATGAAGACCGCAATCGAAGAAGGCAAGCTGAAGAAGGGCGACACCGTCCTGCTCGCGTCTGTAGGCGCAGGATTCACGAGTGGAGCTACCCTGCTAAAGTGGGCGTTCTAA